The window GGAAACGCGGTTTGGTGACAGAGATTCTACTACAACGTCTGAATCAGATGCCTTCATTAGCAGGTGTTTACCTTTACAGTTGCGGGCCAAATCCTTTTCTGCAGGCGATGATGAACATTTCCGAAGAGCGGGGCATTGGTGGAGAAGTAGCCATCGAAACCATGATGGGATGCGGATTTGGGATTTGCGTCGGATGTCCGGTGCGGGTGAGAAATGGAAAGGCAGGAGAGGGGTTGTTCAAGTTGGCTTGTCTTGACGGACCTGTTTTTAATGCCGCGGAGATTTTGCTCGATGCTTGACCTTTCGGTTCAAATAGGATCGTTGAAACTAAAGAATCCGGTACTGGTGGCTTCCGGCACGTTTGGGTACGGCAAAGAAAGCGCAGATCTTGTCAATCTGGACAAGTTGGGCGGCATCGTTACCAAGTCGGTGAGTCCGAAGCCCAGAGACGGCAATCCGCCGCCGCGAATCGTCGAGCTCCCAGCCGGCATGCTCAATTCGATCGGTTTGCAAAATGTCGGAGTGGAAGCCTTTGTAAAAGAAAAACTGCCCTTTTTGAAAACAGTAGATACTTCGCTAATCGTCAACATTGCGGGGAGTACCGCTGAGGAATTCTTCACCGTTGTGAACCGACTGGAAAGTGAGGAAGGAATTGACGGGTACGAACTCAATTTTTCCTGTCCGAATGTGAAAGAGGGCGGCCTGGAATTCAGCCAAGTTCCAAAGGTAACTGCCCAGGTTACGGCGCTGATCCGGAAAGCAACCAAACGTCCGCTGATCATTAAACTCACACCAAACGTAACGCGCGTCAGTGAAATCGCCCGGGCTGCAGCCGAAAGCGGAGCAGATGCAGTTTCTCTGATTAACACTTTGGTGGGCATGGCCGTAGACATCGAGTCACGCCGTCCGAAAATTAACACAATTACCGCCGGTTACTCCGGGCCGGCCATCAAACCGGTTGCTTTAGCCAAAGTTTATGAAGTCGCTCAGAATGTCAATATTCCGATTATAGGAATCGGCGGAATTATGAACACACAGGACGCTTTGGAATTTTTGATTACGGGCGCCACCGCAATTGAAATTGGCACGGCAAATTTTATCGACCCAACGACCGGAG is drawn from candidate division KSB1 bacterium and contains these coding sequences:
- a CDS encoding dihydroorotate dehydrogenase, producing the protein MLDLSVQIGSLKLKNPVLVASGTFGYGKESADLVNLDKLGGIVTKSVSPKPRDGNPPPRIVELPAGMLNSIGLQNVGVEAFVKEKLPFLKTVDTSLIVNIAGSTAEEFFTVVNRLESEEGIDGYELNFSCPNVKEGGLEFSQVPKVTAQVTALIRKATKRPLIIKLTPNVTRVSEIARAAAESGADAVSLINTLVGMAVDIESRRPKINTITAGYSGPAIKPVALAKVYEVAQNVNIPIIGIGGIMNTQDALEFLITGATAIEIGTANFIDPTTGERIAEELAGYCEKRNLTSISELVGSLKT